TCTTGCATTTAACATTGAGTTCTTTTTATGATGCATCTAATTCTCTTGGGCATTTAATAGTAGCTCATAAGGAAGCAATTGCCAAGCAGTCAGAGAGAAGTTCCCTGCCTGTAAATAACGGTGGTGTGCAAGGTTGAGATCACTGTCCTTACAGACATGGAAATGCACATGTTTGGTCGTGTTCCTGAAAACTGCTGTCCTTGTAAGGTTCTGTCCCTTCTTTGGCCTGTAGAAGGGCATTAATCATACTCCTTGCTCTGActgaagaaaatacagaaattacaAATAGATATTGTGGAACTGCAATATCTGTAGTTCTCTCAAAATAATGTTGGGGTGTTGGTTTTTGCTTGTAAACTAGGTCTGCTGTGTTTGAGTCTTAGTGcctattttttaattaatgtttcCATTGCTCTCCCCAGAATATCTTGTTCAGTAATATTAACTTTATTACAAAGTTCTATTAGAATAATCTTTATTACtttgaataaaaaaatcacatttggGTGTCAGTCAGTCTTACATGCTAACGTGAACTTCCAcactggctgctctgtgccttttcATGACCTTTCTGAAGACTTCAGTAAAGAGGTTTGCTGACATGTACCAGAGATGTGAAGATTAATCAATGTTTTGAGTTTATGATGGTAAGCTTGTAAGAAGATGTTATAAATATGCTTAGGTAATTGAGAAATCTAGTTCTTCaatgatttttttcagattttgtgCTGGTTTATGCTTTCTCTGCAATAACTAGACCTATTAGTTTTCTGAAATATCAGACAGGTCACTAGCTACACTACATATAATATCTATAGTACAAGttgcatttttttcagtttgtatCCCAATTCAGCTGAACAGCCAGGAAGTTGGCAACATCTACTCCTGGAGTGATGACAGTGAGACAAGCATCACCTCTAACTTGACATGGCCAGTGTATCACTTTCCTTGCTAACAGCCAGTGCCTTCATTTCTCTTGCAGTAAAATTAAACTTACAGGAAATATAATATTTGAATAGCCAGCTTGAGTCATGCATATTCCCTCATAGATCCATAGAAAAGAGCAGGGATTTAACCACTAGAAAAACGTTGGTAACGTTTCCTCTTTGCTAATTTTCTCTCCTGTTGATGTTTGTATGTTTTCTTAAGAGGAAAAATTTTCCAGTGTGCTCTCATACTTTCTGAACAAACATGACCAGTCTTAGTTTACAGAATTTATTCTGAAACTTTCAACTTACTATTTTATAAATACTGTAATGGTACTCAATGAAGAATGCTATGGTGGAGTGTGAGTACTCTTTTGTCTGTTGTCATCTCTTTGGCAAAAACGGGATGAtaaaaaagcagctgaaaatcAAAATACGTATGTTTAAAGAGGTCTAAAGCCTTCTTTTTAACAGTGGTTGTCACCTAGGATTCAGAACAGTGAAAGACCAGGCTTCAGCCGTGGATCACAGAGTGTGCAATCAAATAAAATGCTATAAAACACGGAAGGCCAGTTATTTACGGAATGCTTCCTGGGCGCAGTGACTCCGAGAAAAGTGACTTTGTCTCCCTCAAAACGTGTAGGTGCCGGCTAAACCATTTATTATGTGTAAGTTGCTGAGCGTGTATGTGAAGGCGGGGGGAGAGGGCGATGGTGTAAGTTCCCTGacggctgctgggcctgggggaGCACTCTTTGCTGGAACTCCCCTCGCTCTGCTCGAGGGCCGCGCCTGTGGCGGGCGGAGGCCGGGCTGAAGCGGTCACCGTGTCCATCTCAGACGCAGAGCGCGGCCCCGCTGCCCGCTCGGGCGCGGCTGGTGCCGGGCAGTGCTCTGACGTGAGGGCGCGGCAGTGGCCGGGATCGCGTCCGGCCCCGCCAACGTGCCACAGGCGCAGGGCTCGTGCCAAGGCAGGCATAGCGCCGGCGGCTGTTGTGCGGCTCGGCCGGAGCTGAGGGGCGGAGGGCTGAAAGTCGCACGATCCGGGGCCAATGGCGGCGCTAGAGCGAGAAACGCAGCTAGCTCCGGTTCCCCCCGCGGCCGGCGCGCAGTGGCGCTGCCCGGAGCGCACCATGCCGAGAGGCCGGGGGAGCCCCGCGCGTGCGCAGCTCCCTGGGCCGCGCGGGGGGGCCGAGGCAGGAGCGCCGTGGGCGGGGCGTGGGCGGGGTCCCCTCATGGCCGGGCGGGGGCCGTGACTGGCGGCCGCGGGGTCATCGCGCAGCCGGGGCACGCTCTTGTTTACCCGACACGTGCCACTGGGGCTCGGGGCGGCTCCGCCGACCTTCCGGGCGCGTCCCGGCCGCGCTGCCGGCGCCATGGGTTGGGTGGGGCTAGGCTGCGGGAAAGAGCAGTAGGGAAGTGGCTGCCAGCCGTGTCGAAAATTGCTGCAGCTGTTCCCGTGGGCCGGTGCTGCTGGTTTGTGGATTATGAGAAAAAATACGTAATTGCCAGAAGTGATGCTGTGGTGCTGAACATCTCTCTGGTGACGAATGTTCCCGCTGCTCCTAGCTCCCTCAGTCGATTTATTGATACTGAAACCTCTTGTTCTTAGGTTTGCTTTTCTGCAGTGAGCTCCTGAAAGTCTCCTGACAGTGAGATCAAGGTGCCTTTTTCAGCTCATCTTTCCAGATGTTTTCTCTGACCTCGTCGGAGGTTTCTCGTAGTTAAAGAAAATAcgtattttctttctgcagctATGTTATTGATACTTCTTCACTTGTTTAATGGTTTTAGAGTGGTAGTGAAACTGAGCATCCTGAAGCTAAAGTAGGTAGTATTCAATGATCTTGTCTTTAACTAAATCGGTGTGCCATACACTGTCTGAAGAGAATTAGTATTTTTTCCTTACATATGTACCTTTGTGTCTGTAGGTTATATGTATGTACCTCTGCATATGTGTGCATGCATTTATACATACTTACATGTCCACATACATAaaacgtgtgtgtgtgtgtatgtttcTATGCAAAAAAAGGGTGAGTATaaatagttttgtttgcaaATGCCTCAGCACTGAAGTTATTATTCAGAATGAAGCACTTACCTAAAACAGCAGACTATTATATAAGTTAATATAAATAGTATTTCTGGGTTTTCATTATAATCAGCTTATAAGAGCTATAGGTACTTCATTTTGGCTTTGTGCATTTATTCTCAAGGAACTTGTGCATTTATTCTCAAGGAACTTGATCTGCAGCATGGGGAATAACTGGTTGGAATGTACCTCTTTGGGGATTTCCTGGACCTCAGCAGCATAAATCACTTGTCTGATACAATTTAAACTGGTTCTAGAAGTTTTACATCCTGAAAAAATGCGTGTGAAGTTCACATTGCCTTTTGTTGTTCTGTGTAGCAGCAAATGCAATTTCTGGAGAGGTTCCAATGCTGATCACACAATTAATATTCACATTTTGACTTAAATGTTTTAGTCAGGCTGGTCAAACTTTGGATTGGCAACACAAGTATGTGGTGTTGCGCTGATGTTTTGCCATCAGTAGCGTTGCTATCTGTGAAAGTAAGCAGAAGGGAGCTCTTGGACAAAGTCaaacaaaaagggaaaggaTGCAAGTGAGGACAGGTACACGGGGAGGGCTACAGAGAGGCCTTTGGGGCAGTCAGGGATTGGGTTGGGAAGGCCAGGGTTGGGCTGTGAGGATAgtgaagccctggcacagggtgcccagagaagctgtgactgcCCCGTCCCTGGAagcgttcaaggccaggctgcatggggcttggagcacctgggatagtgggaggtgcccctgcctatggcagggggTGAAACTGCGTGGGCTTTAAGGGCCCTTTCAATTCAgtctgtgattttatgattctcTGCTTAAACATTGCTAGGTGAAAATCTTACTTTGCTAAtaagttttttctttcctttttttttccttcagaagttGTCTTGCTAAGGTAGTATGTTTCATTTACGAAACAGGAAAATTAAGTCTCCTTAAatctttttcagatttttttttttcaaatggcGACATTAATTCGCACTTTATCAGATCATAGTGATGATGTCAGTTGTTGTGCCTTCTCATCATCGTGCTTGGCTACTTGTTCCTTGGACAAAACGATCCGCGTTTATTCTTTGAGCGACTTTGCGGAGCTGCCGTACTCGCCCTTGGCAGGCCACACGTACGCcgtgcactgctgctgcttctcgCCCTCGGGGCGGCTGCTGGCCTCGTGCTCCACGGACGGCAGCGCGGCGCTCTGGGACACGCGCGACGGCCGCCGGCTGGCCGTGCTCCCGCAGCCCGGGGCCAGCCCCGTCAGGGTCTGCCGCTTCTCCCCGCACGGCCCCTACCTGCTGGCGGGGGCGGCGGACGGCAGCGCCGTGCTCTGGGACGTGcggtccctgcagctgcaccgGTGAGTGCCGCCTGTCTGCTGGCCAATGTTTGTTTTGAGGTGAATATAGTTCAAGCAGTATGCTCTGCGGTGTACGAGATAGGTAGACTTACACCATTGATGGATATCACAACAAAACGGGGATAGGATTTAGATGACCTAAAGGTTATCGATAGGAGAGGGAGAAGTGCTAAGtagctttttggtttttaaagttAAACAATGAAAATGAGAAAGCATTTTACTACACTCTTTTGTCAGCgactaaatatatatatgataatgataataaaattaCATAAAATTTGTTCCTTGTCTACTCAGCTGTTGTTATTGACAGTTCAGATTGTGAAGTAACGTGGCTATTTAAATAAGTTCTATGGTGCATGTAAACAACAGGAAAGAAGTTGACTTGTGTGTATTTCTTGCTGGTCTCTATTTCCTGTTCAGTAGCAAGTTACAAAACTGGTATTTGGCCTGCAAATTTTAAATGCATGCACAATGCTATTTATTTTACTGTTGCTTTCAGAGCAGAGTCAGCAACTTCTTGTGTGAAAGAATGAAAGTTGTAAAAGCTACACTAAAGAAAAAGGATTGTACATATAAAAATGGGAAGCACTGTAGTGGAGTTGATAATATTCTTAATAAAAGAATTAAGGGAGACAATGCTTTTTAGAAAGTCGTGGGTCTGATTAGTGTGACATTGAGTAAAATTTGACTTGTCTTCTTTGACATTAAGCTTGACACCTCTGGCagtaaataaaatttctgtCAGTAAAAGAGCATTAGCAGCTGTCCTGCGAAGTGTGATGACAGAGTAAATAGTTCTGTGATTTTCTCCCCGCACTCAAAGACTCAACTGTGCACGCTTGGCTGGATCTGGTGTCCATTAAAAGGAGTGAGATTCTTTCCATTAACTTTAGGTTATCAGGTAGTGTAAAGCACATCAGGTTGACCCCACTGCCTTCCTGAGGGTTGACCACACTTCCATATCTGCTAGAAATTTTCTTTGAAGGTCAGTTTTGCAAAGTGCTTTGGCTGACTTAATTAAAATACATAATTTCCTTTCCATCTTGCTTTCTCTTGTGTTCAAAAGGTGCAAAATTAATCCTACATCATAAATCACCAAGTATACCACTCAGGTACACCTTATCATATGGGCTATTAGGTGTTCTCTTTTGTCTCTAAAACAGAAGAATTGTcagtcttttttcccccttgtttGTGTACATGATGGAAATCTGTGTTAATTACAGTTGTATATTTATCTTTGACTTTTAAAATGTATCCTGCTATAGAATTTTAACAGTGCATTGTGCCTTTTAAGTGTTAAATCCATTTGCAAATTGTCTTtagtttcaaaattattttatctcTCAGTTAAAATTATTGCCTTGGGCCTCCATctaatattttttcctcctgctgtcAAAGAGCCGGTCTGgtccctgctgcagagctcattTTGCTCTCCTTTCATAGTTGGTTTgagtttctttttcctctgttagCTAGTTCCAAAGTGCAAACCATAGAAGAGTTTGGCTTATTGCATCAGACTGCATTTGAGAGGTCACTTTGTAGAACCTTACCTACTCTAAATTCAAATCCTGTGTACTCTTGTTTTTCAGATCTGGGAAAGTTAAAGATGGTTCTTTGATGGCTTGTGCATTTTCTCCCAATGGAAACTTCTTTGTCACTGGATCATCTAGTGGTGATTTAACCATTTGGGATGATAAAATGAGATGCCTGTGTAATGAAAAAGCACATGATCTTGGCGTTACCTGCTGTGATATTTCTTCACATCCAGTATCTGGTTAGTTATTCAACTCATCAGAGGAGGAACATTTTCAAAAAGAGATGTTTATTTCTCCCTAGCTCTtgtttttgtattatttttgcCATTGGTGCTCAAGATACAAATGACCTTGTGATGTTTTGAAATATTCTGGATATTCTTAAGTAAAGGTTGTGGTCTGGTTGGTGGCAAGGAATGTACTAGGTCAACAGACAAGGTGGTAACTTTGAGTGGCTAATTGCCCCCATGGCAGACAAGGGTGATAGGAGATGCAGTGTTTGATTACCATTCCCACTTGTCTCTTTCATACTTTGGGTCCCAAGGAGCAGGACTGGATTAAAACAGTGCAGAGAGCTGTAAATCTAATAAGCTAAATGCTTGAACTTTGGAATATGAACAGATAGGTTATTTTCCTGCACCTGACTTTGTCATTTAGAGGAATTTCACACTTAATGCAGTATTTACTGAGTGTTTGGCTGGACTGCAGTCATGAAATGTCAGTTTATAAAAGTGAAAAGTTGAATGTATAAAAGCACGAAAATTCCCTGTCAGATATTCTCAAATTTTGTATGTGTAGCTGGTTAATTTTGAGAATTGTGCAACTGTAGAAAAAATACATACAACCATATAATTTAGATTTAAAGACTCTAGCGGTATAATCAGAGGATTCAAACATTTCTCACCAAGAAAGTTTAAagcatgagcacagctctggtcTTAATCTACTTATTCAGAAAAGAGTATAATGATACCTATTTCTTACGTCCAAACTGTTTTAGAACTTCTGCAATGATTTTTATGCTGATGTACTTTACTGATGTGCTCTTATTTTCAATGTTTCTGACTCCcatttatgtattttaattttgtcaGATAGTGAAAATGGATTCAAATACTTCCAGATGGCTTCCTGTGGACAAGATAATCATATCAAACTCTGGCTTATTTTGTTTGCAGATTTCTCAGGTTTGTATAGAAATGTTTTTTGGATTTACCAATGTCTTAGGTCTTTAGTgacaatttaaataaaaaaaaattcaaatttgtaCTACTGGATTCACAGCCAAACTAACcacaaaagaaagttttcttttaattattaGCTGGAGAACAGCTAAGGCATTCAGCACTTTGTGATGCTGTGCCATGTAGATTTTATTTAGCAATCTATTTAGCAAGTATTGTAagtaaagattttaaaaaaattctactgTGGCCTTTCAGTGGGTTGATAGGTTAAAACCTCTTAATCTGCCCGGCCAGGGAAaagtttgttttcatgtttCAGTATATCCTGGGCCTTGAATAAGAGCTGGAGAAAAGAATGTTGGCTCCTGCAAAAACTACAATGTAGAGACTAAGTAAATTACCAAAAATATCTTCAGTGGGTGCTTTTTTGTAATCTCCTTTATAAAAAAGTCTGTAAGCATAAATACTGTGTGTCCAGATACACATTTAATTATCTAAAACCTTGTGAGACAAAGTGATAAAGTTTGAGATATTAAAAGGGGAAGTTGTCTCTGTGATCTTTTTATCCCCTTTTTTGTAAACAGTATGTCACAGAGTCACATCTTTGGTGGAGCCTTGGGCTTCTTGGAGCAGCTTGTGTTATGCCTTGTCAAATATAGCCATATGTAATAATttacctttttgttttttaggtGTTCAGTTAAAGTATAAATGCACACTGAATGGGCACTCTGCCCCAGTTCTGGCTTGTGCATTTTCATGTGACGGACAGATGGTAGTCTCGGGGTAAGCAGCACCTTGTTGAAATGTTAGGCTGTCCAGGTTCATGCTTTAATATTGTAAAACAGAAAGTTCAAAAGAGTTaaaaatttctaaatatttattATCAATAATTAGGGAATAGTTCTGTGACCTCTAGAGCTGTTGAAGTGTCTTTACAATCAGTCTGTGTCTTGTAGGTGATTGAGTTTGAAATCTTGGATTGTGGAGAAAGTTAATGAAacactttccttttccttctctgcatCACTTTCATgtcaatgtatttttttaaggtCTGTGGACAAGAGCATCATAATCTATGAAACTGTAAGTATAGCATAATACCAGAGGATATGTTGGGGTTGTCTTTAAGTTTCTTCTGCAGTGTCGTAGCAATGAGaaaatactaaagaatacaaATTATACGAAGCCAAATGCTTACTGTGCATttgggggcaggaggggaaggagtCTAAGGAAAAATATCTCCTGAGAGCTGATCAATCTTTCTCACTTTCTCTTTACATTGTGAGGATTTGTCCGTTGATTTCTCTGCAGCAGGGTGTTACTCAATTAATTCCATACTTATGAGTGTTACAAGATTCACATTGaagcagaaggattttttttttatcctaacTTTAGCTTTGCTTCCAAAGCATGGAAGACTGTAACTTttgacataaaatcaggaatGGTGAACATAGAAATTCTGTAGTTAGTTATATGTAAAGTGCAAATAGAAGCATAATAAATAATTCAAGAAAATCTTTATATTAAGCACAATGTCTTTAAAATGTATTGTTTAAACATTTTCTATAGTAACGTTGTTATCTCCTTTATGATTCACCTGTAAGTGATAAATATACCTTTAATACTTTatagtattaaaaataataattttgctgaAAATGAGGGATGAACAAATTTTAAACTTATTCAGCTTGCTCTGCACATACTTGTTGTATTGATACAATTTTTAAATTAGCATTAAAGTTTTTCACCAAAATCCCCTGTGCAAGGGAACAATGCTCCAGGGCATCAAATAGGGGCTTAAAGCAGGAAATTCAAGTTGCATTTCTGATTCTGCTGCTGATCAGCTTTGTCGAAGTTGTGTAACTTCTCTGAAGGTACCTTCTGTCACCTTTCAAGAAGCTATATTCCCTCTTTGGAAAGGAAGCAAACAAGTGAAGAAAcactttttttattctttatgaTTTAAAATCACAAAAACTGTTTTACAGAGTACTGGCAATACCCTTCATACTTTGTCTCAGCATACAAGGTAAGAAACCAGCATGATTATTCTGTTtcataaataaaagaaatccTTTTCTAATGAATTCtcagacttttttttatttgtagatACGTTACAACTTGTGCTTTTGCACCACATAGTCCTTTACTTGCCACAGGCTCAATGGATAAAACTGTGCACATATGGCAGCTTGACCTTAAACAACCCTGTCCAGGTCAGTGTGTGAGGTATTTGAAGTCTGTTCTTTTAAATTCAGAACACCTTCTGAAGATGCAAAAATCCCTCATTCTTGCCTGCACTTAATGTGTAACATCAGGATTGTGTGCATGCTTTTTATCTTCTAAATAACCTGAGTAATGCCCAGAAGAGGTAttctctttttgttgttttgtaaataaaaaaatactagaCGTATCTTAGTTTTATTAATTTGGTCTATCTGTTTTTCTGATATTTGCAATTGCTTATTTTTTGGCATTTAAGAGGTGAATGTTAGTGCCAGTGTTGAAGCACTTCTTGGACACCTGTAATTTGTGATGAGTTGCAAATATGCTAATTGCAAGCGTAATTGTCAATTAGAAATGCACCTTACCAGTTGTTATAGGTGAAAAACTAATTGTACAGATGACATTAGTGCTGTTATTATAGAATAACTAATGGTACAAATTACACCAGTACCTCAAGTGTGTGGAACAAAGGtacattttgtcttttttcaaAGCACAACAGTAAGTTTGGATTTTGGTGTGCCTTCTAAGGATGTGCAAGGTGATTCCAGTGTCTGTTAGCACTTTTCTGGTTGTTTGTTAAATTCAAATTTGACAGAAGTGTAGGCATCTAAGAGATTAAATTCCTCTAAACTTTGAAAATTGACAGGTAAAAGGTAAACCCAAATTACTGCCCTCCCTCACAAAAGAATCTCTAAGAAGCATTTATTTTCTTAGTTGAAGAATGTATAGTACTGAGAACACTTAAAACCAGGATCTATTAATGACATTGTTTCTTTGAGCTGGGAATTTCATTGTTGTTTGCTTTTGGGGGATtgtggtgaggttttttttgtgtgggagggaggatagtgttgtttgtttttaatttgggtttgttttgttttttaactctttttcattttcaaaggaGGTACTGTAGAAAATGAATCAAAGGTGGCTGTTGAGGACTGGTCAGAGGATGATGTTTCAGCCTGGCTGTGTGCACAGGATTTAGCAGACTTTGTTGGACTTTTCAAAATGAATAATATTGATGGCAAGGAACTACTGAATCTTACTAAGGAAAGTCTTGCTAATGAATTAAAAATTGGTAAGAGTATTGAAATCCAAATAGTTTTTAATCTCTAGAGTACTTTGAAATGTTGGAATGAAAGCAAGTTAAGAGTTCCATAcatggattttttcccccctgaaatgccttttttatttcatttccagGGTTGTTAAAAACCCCCTTATTTTACATTGTCCACAGTAttccttttttgtgtgtgtgtttgcttaTACCTGGAGACATACAACGCACTTCCACTAATGATACTGTTAAATGGTCTTACCtgattttgtttcagttttctttgtTTGATCTTGTATTATTAAGCTGTGGAAAAGGAGTTTCAGCTTTTCTCTATAATTCACGTTTCTCACTTTGGTACATAGGGTACTCTGTAGTTTTTCCTATCAGTCTGCAGAAGTGCTCGCGCTCTGTCGGGTCAATTGCACGGCCCCCAGGCCGCTGC
The nucleotide sequence above comes from Zonotrichia albicollis isolate bZonAlb1 chromosome 10, bZonAlb1.hap1, whole genome shotgun sequence. Encoded proteins:
- the WDSUB1 gene encoding WD repeat, SAM and U-box domain-containing protein 1 isoform X1, coding for MATLIRTLSDHSDDVSCCAFSSSCLATCSLDKTIRVYSLSDFAELPYSPLAGHTYAVHCCCFSPSGRLLASCSTDGSAALWDTRDGRRLAVLPQPGASPVRVCRFSPHGPYLLAGAADGSAVLWDVRSLQLHRSGKVKDGSLMACAFSPNGNFFVTGSSSGDLTIWDDKMRCLCNEKAHDLGVTCCDISSHPVSDSENGFKYFQMASCGQDNHIKLWLILFADFSGVQLKYKCTLNGHSAPVLACAFSCDGQMVVSGSVDKSIIIYETSTGNTLHTLSQHTRYVTTCAFAPHSPLLATGSMDKTVHIWQLDLKQPCPGGTVENESKVAVEDWSEDDVSAWLCAQDLADFVGLFKMNNIDGKELLNLTKESLANELKIESLGLRSKVLQKIEELRMTMTSVSVPDEFLCPITRELMKDPVIATDGYSYEREAMENWISNRRSSPMTNLPLHSLTLIPNRTLKMAISRWLETQQK
- the WDSUB1 gene encoding WD repeat, SAM and U-box domain-containing protein 1 isoform X2, whose amino-acid sequence is MACAFSPNGNFFVTGSSSGDLTIWDDKMRCLCNEKAHDLGVTCCDISSHPVSDSENGFKYFQMASCGQDNHIKLWLILFADFSGVQLKYKCTLNGHSAPVLACAFSCDGQMVVSGSVDKSIIIYETSTGNTLHTLSQHTRYVTTCAFAPHSPLLATGSMDKTVHIWQLDLKQPCPGGTVENESKVAVEDWSEDDVSAWLCAQDLADFVGLFKMNNIDGKELLNLTKESLANELKIESLGLRSKVLQKIEELRMTMTSVSVPDEFLCPITRELMKDPVIATDGYSYEREAMENWISNRRSSPMTNLPLHSLTLIPNRTLKMAISRWLETQQK